From one Deltaproteobacteria bacterium genomic stretch:
- a CDS encoding PAS domain S-box protein codes for MEKRLQCVDKLPGLAIGVLGVPAALIAAYWWNPVLSHDIAETFSIIVACGVFMLTWNARKFIDNHYFIFLGIAYLFVGLIDFLHTISFAGVFSAQHHSDSIELWFAARYLQSFALLAAPFFVSRKTSPSLVFAGFLSASFALAGMVHYGISPDFYVAGRGITPAKHISDIIVSGMQVLSIGLLWRVREKFDPEVFRLLVMSVIFSVAAELSAVVYMDAFVYNSVIGHYFKVISFYLVYKALIETGLVRPYDLMFRNLKQSEEEIRAARDGLEMRVAERTAELRAANIRLELELAERKRAAGMREMILDLLQRTGTAGSVKEFLSILASFLKERFGTDAIGIRYNRGADFPYLVTLGFSQEFVRAEMSLCPLECTCGAVISGRFDPSLPCFTSNGSFCTGNASELLAESEAMKTIVTRGRCVRDGYESIALIPLRLGDATYGLLQLNDRRNGLFQPEILAQLERIAENAAAMLARLVARDALRESEDRFRSLVENSSVGFLIVVNEQIIFWNQRLERLFGRIREGLPFLDLGEAHPEDFPNFGKLCGAADLPVSNGKDAVIRFFIPDSGTGRREVRWMNCRANPIVFRGRTSILVEMVDITRVKELEHAVNVREKLASLGQLAAGIAHEIRNPVSGININVSTLDTLCGRAEGLDPDEREKIREVIAQARAASNKISSVIARVMGFSRPAPPRLERVDINRILHDSLSLPEIANRRRGVEFRERISAEPLYCRADAALMEQVLLNLVMNALQAMENGCATKLITISAAREGDRAVLRIGDSGPGVPEHLRNKIFEPFYTTRKEGHGIGLSFCHRIVIDHGGGISVGASESGGAEFRIALPLEEGRSPA; via the coding sequence ATGGAAAAGCGGCTCCAATGCGTCGATAAACTTCCGGGGCTTGCGATAGGCGTCCTCGGCGTTCCAGCCGCCCTGATCGCGGCCTACTGGTGGAATCCCGTTCTCTCCCACGACATCGCCGAGACTTTCAGCATAATCGTAGCCTGCGGCGTCTTCATGCTGACGTGGAATGCAAGGAAATTCATAGACAACCACTACTTCATTTTCCTGGGGATCGCATATCTTTTCGTCGGGTTGATCGACTTCCTCCACACGATCTCCTTCGCCGGGGTATTTTCGGCGCAACACCACAGCGATTCCATCGAACTGTGGTTCGCGGCCAGGTATCTGCAAAGCTTCGCCCTTCTTGCAGCCCCCTTTTTCGTCTCGCGGAAAACCAGTCCGTCGCTCGTTTTCGCGGGATTCCTCTCCGCATCCTTCGCACTCGCAGGCATGGTGCATTACGGTATATCTCCCGATTTCTACGTCGCCGGCAGGGGAATCACGCCCGCCAAGCACATAAGCGACATCATCGTCTCGGGAATGCAGGTCCTCTCCATCGGCCTTCTTTGGCGCGTCCGTGAAAAATTCGATCCCGAGGTGTTCCGCCTCCTCGTAATGTCCGTGATCTTCTCCGTCGCCGCGGAACTTTCCGCCGTCGTTTACATGGACGCTTTCGTCTACAACAGCGTGATCGGGCATTATTTCAAGGTCATCTCGTTCTATCTCGTCTACAAGGCGCTGATCGAAACCGGCCTTGTGCGCCCCTACGACCTGATGTTCCGGAACCTGAAACAAAGCGAGGAAGAGATCCGCGCCGCGCGGGACGGGCTGGAAATGCGGGTCGCCGAGCGGACGGCGGAGCTGCGAGCCGCGAACATCCGGCTGGAACTGGAGCTTGCCGAGCGAAAGCGGGCGGCCGGAATGCGGGAGATGATCCTCGACCTTCTCCAGCGCACCGGCACGGCGGGAAGCGTCAAGGAGTTCCTTTCGATCCTTGCGTCGTTCCTGAAGGAACGTTTCGGGACCGATGCGATAGGGATCAGGTACAACCGCGGTGCGGACTTCCCTTATCTCGTGACGCTCGGGTTTTCGCAGGAGTTCGTTCGGGCGGAAATGAGCCTGTGCCCCCTGGAATGCACGTGCGGAGCGGTGATCTCGGGCCGTTTCGACCCGTCGCTGCCTTGCTTCACCTCCAACGGATCCTTCTGCACCGGAAACGCGTCGGAGCTTCTCGCCGAAAGCGAGGCGATGAAGACGATCGTCACCCGGGGAAGGTGCGTGCGGGATGGGTACGAATCCATCGCGCTGATACCGTTGCGGCTCGGAGATGCGACCTACGGCCTGCTCCAGTTGAACGACCGCCGCAACGGGCTGTTCCAGCCGGAAATTCTTGCGCAGCTCGAGCGCATCGCGGAGAACGCCGCGGCCATGCTGGCGCGCCTTGTCGCGAGGGATGCTCTCCGGGAAAGCGAGGACCGCTTCCGGTCGCTCGTGGAAAATTCGTCCGTGGGCTTTCTGATCGTGGTAAACGAACAAATAATTTTCTGGAACCAGCGTTTGGAGCGGCTTTTCGGAAGGATCCGCGAAGGGCTGCCGTTCCTGGATCTCGGCGAGGCGCATCCGGAGGATTTCCCGAATTTCGGGAAACTCTGCGGAGCTGCGGATCTTCCCGTTTCGAACGGGAAGGACGCCGTTATCCGGTTCTTCATTCCGGACAGCGGGACCGGCCGCAGGGAGGTCCGCTGGATGAACTGCCGCGCAAACCCGATCGTGTTCCGGGGGCGTACGTCAATCCTAGTGGAGATGGTCGACATCACCCGCGTAAAGGAGCTCGAGCACGCGGTTAACGTCCGGGAAAAACTCGCCTCGCTCGGACAGCTCGCCGCCGGCATCGCTCACGAAATCCGGAACCCCGTCTCGGGGATCAACATCAACGTTTCCACGCTGGACACGCTATGCGGTCGCGCCGAAGGACTGGACCCCGACGAACGGGAGAAAATCCGGGAGGTAATCGCACAGGCGAGGGCCGCTTCGAACAAGATCTCCTCCGTCATCGCGCGCGTGATGGGATTCTCCAGGCCCGCGCCGCCCAGGTTGGAGCGGGTCGATATCAACCGGATTCTCCATGACTCCCTGTCCCTTCCCGAGATCGCGAACCGAAGGCGCGGGGTCGAGTTCCGGGAGCGCATCTCCGCCGAGCCGCTGTATTGCCGGGCCGATGCCGCCCTCATGGAGCAGGTACTGCTCAACCTCGTCATGAACGCTCTGCAGGCGATGGAGAACGGTTGCGCTACGAAGCTTATCACCATAAGCGCGGCGCGGGAGGGAGACCGGGCGGTCCTGCGGATCGGGGACTCCGGCCCCGGAGTTCCCGAGCACTTGCGGAACAAGATCTTCGAGCCTTTCTACACAACGCGGAAGGAAGGTCATGGAATCGGCCTCTCCTTCTGCCACCGCATCGTCATCGACCACGGCGGAGGCATCTCGGTAGGCGCGTCCGAGTCCGGCGGCGCCGAATTCCGCATCGCTCTTCCGCTGGAAGAAGGAAGGAGCCCGGCATAG
- a CDS encoding NHL repeat-containing protein has translation MSTPTGVAVDASGNVYVTESSGGRLHIYNKFGSFQRELTGLNKPTGVAVDPWGRIYVSNTGSKSVDVYDGNLSPVLSLGRGAVQLIYPTAVAVDSNGYAFVADSKDHRIKVFDSAGYFLYSFGGQGSGDGNLNFPVSVTLDESAGEVIVSDLKATPTGYRGAGVQVFDRNGTFRRRFGGYGEGQGLFIRPMGVAVDGSGRIYVADSYQNVVQVFGSNGSFLRGVFDSAHPVRTPMGIAYCRATDRLMVASLNTGKLEVFGNTPQGGSGADSGGAPMTFSSSGGGGGCSMAVHSRPGGISAAGWIFPGVFLLYGWRRLRRKRKGIARTTR, from the coding sequence ATGTCTACGCCGACGGGTGTAGCCGTGGACGCAAGCGGAAACGTCTACGTCACGGAATCGAGCGGCGGGCGTCTTCACATCTACAACAAGTTCGGGTCGTTCCAGCGGGAGCTTACCGGCCTTAACAAGCCGACCGGGGTCGCGGTGGACCCGTGGGGGCGGATCTACGTGAGCAACACCGGCTCGAAGTCGGTGGACGTCTACGACGGCAATCTTTCCCCGGTCCTTTCGCTGGGTCGCGGCGCCGTGCAGCTGATCTATCCGACCGCGGTGGCTGTGGATTCCAACGGTTACGCGTTCGTTGCGGACAGCAAGGACCACCGGATCAAGGTGTTCGACAGCGCGGGGTATTTTCTGTATTCCTTCGGCGGCCAGGGAAGCGGGGACGGGAACCTGAATTTCCCTGTGTCCGTTACTCTCGACGAAAGCGCGGGGGAAGTGATCGTTTCGGATCTTAAGGCCACACCTACGGGATACCGCGGGGCCGGGGTCCAGGTGTTCGACCGGAACGGCACGTTCCGCCGCCGTTTCGGCGGATACGGGGAAGGCCAGGGGCTGTTCATCCGGCCGATGGGCGTGGCTGTGGACGGGAGCGGAAGGATCTACGTCGCGGATTCCTATCAGAACGTCGTTCAGGTGTTCGGCTCGAACGGCAGTTTCCTTCGCGGGGTGTTCGATTCGGCTCACCCGGTGCGTACGCCGATGGGCATCGCGTACTGCCGGGCGACGGACCGTCTGATGGTTGCCTCCCTGAACACGGGCAAGTTGGAGGTGTTCGGGAACACCCCGCAGGGCGGCTCGGGCGCGGATAGCGGAGGGGCCCCGATGACCTTTTCCTCTTCGGGCGGGGGCGGGGGGTGCTCGATGGCGGTGCATTCCCGTCCGGGCGGGATTTCCGCCGCCGGCTGGATTTTCCCCGGGGTGTTTCTTCTGTACGGATGGCGCAGGTTGCGCAGGAAGCGGAAAGGGATCGCGCGGACAACACGATGA